Genomic DNA from Candidatus Aegiribacteria sp.:
CTTCCTGAAAAACTAGCAGCAGAATTAAGCGAAGTTGCCAAGATATCTGAACGATCCAAATCCTTTCTTATTCAGAAAGCACTGGAGGCCTATCTGGATGATCAGGCTGATTTACAGATTTCTATGGATCGACTTCATGATCCAACTGATTCTGTAATTTCTCTAGAAGATATGCGATCCGAAATTGACCTATAGTATCACTTTCAAGAAATCTGTAAGTAAGGATCTTAAGAAAATAGACAAACCAGAAGCTGATAGGATTCTGAAGAAAATAGCGGCTGAGTTACCGGACAAGGCCGATTCC
This window encodes:
- a CDS encoding ribbon-helix-helix domain-containing protein — encoded protein: LPEKLAAELSEVAKISERSKSFLIQKALEAYLDDQADLQISMDRLHDPTDSVISLEDMRSEIDL